The nucleotide sequence TGACAAGACTCTTCCGTAACCGTTGCGATGACATGGTTACAACCGTGTCATTGCGCTGGTTGCGATGTGCGCGGCGTGTCTCGCAAGGGCAAGCTTGAACCGGATTCGCGTCTGAGGTGCGGCGAAGCGCCCGTACCGGATTGCTTCGGTTTCACGTAAAACCGTTGCATCGCTACGGTTAGTGCGCTACGGTCAGACCATCGCGCCACCGAGTACGCGGCGCTCGACCCGAGGAGAATCCATGAACGCAATCGGCCTGGACGGACTGCCGGTCGGCGAGTGCACGCGTGATCCCGACCGGTGGTCCTCCACCGCCGACGAGGACGCCAAGGCGATCTGCCGGGCGTGCCCGCGGCGCTGGGCCTGCGCCCGGGAAGCAGTCGAGCTGCCGCGCGCCGAGGGCCTCTGGGCGGGAATCGTGATCCCCGAGGGTGGCCGCGGCCGGACGTTCG is from Mycolicibacterium grossiae and encodes:
- a CDS encoding WhiB family transcriptional regulator, which encodes MNAIGLDGLPVGECTRDPDRWSSTADEDAKAICRACPRRWACAREAVELPRAEGLWAGIVIPEGGRGRTFALGQLRSLAEQNGYTVRPRRVFLESA